Below is a genomic region from Belonocnema kinseyi isolate 2016_QV_RU_SX_M_011 chromosome 4, B_treatae_v1, whole genome shotgun sequence.
aaaaatttctgttaatttaatacTTCTTTATCATATTTGTAGCTGAATTCAGTATATTTGTGTGTTGCTGAATTTGGTGAATTGCAGTGAGATTTGAGCTGAGTTAATGGGCAGAGTATGAAGGAATTGTGTCTGAGTGAGATTTTGAGTGATAAATATCATAAAACTGAAAAAGTGAGCGATATTTTAAGTTCTTGAGTCAGTTGTGGATTGCCTAGAAGGTTAGTTTGTTTAGCGTGTGCAGCAGGGTAAGGAAGCACGTACAGATAAGTAGCAGCAACAGGGCAGGTTAGGTAGAAAGAAGCACGGAGGAATATCAGGTAGCAGAGTGGGGTAGTACAGTTGCAAAAGAGTGTAAtaaagctgccagatcgtggatgaaatttacccccaccatacctaccgtttggtagccgcaaaacagaaggtgcatgattaccactgtgagttcgtatgtaagccgaaaatgcacgactcgacttcggagttctgctgtacgatgattgccgatctgaaggcttcggaagacttcgatgGTTTTCTATTTATATCACGCTCCccgtttgaaagaaattgaagaaactggcgttttggatcttttgcgtgattcttaattttatgcatacgtcgattttcaggttatgtttccCAGGNNNNNNNNNNNNNNNNNNNNNNNNNNNNNNNNNNNNNNNNNNNNNNNNNNNNNNNNNNNNNNNNNNNNNNNNNNNNNNNNNNNNNNNNNNNNNNNNNNNNcttgacttcgagaagcgaaccatgttcgttatcgaattttcggcacctgctgacaaaaacatcatagccaaggagaatgaaaagaaagagaggtatcgagacattataagggagttgcaacgattgtgcccggaatattctgttaaaccaatcgcccttatcatcggcgctcttggaggtgccaagctttcactcgctaatggcataaaaagcatccctgcgttttaacaatatgctaaaacacttgtaggaaaaatgcagaaggcggtagtccttgggtcgctccgtgttctcaggctgcacgaggcttttgctggatcgtcgtattgattccgttacagactgtaactacctatctcatgGCGAGGGACACCAGGATTACCTTTCTTGTAGGAGGAAATAgttatgaataatataaaattgtttaaatatctttgttaattatatttatttattttattattaggtaaaaagtgagtaaaaagtataaagtttcagatgaattttttttggttttgctaGCATtgttcaaagataatattattaaaaataattataaattttttcaaccatttatttcaactttaaataattataatctctctctaattaaaaagttaacaattatttctattacatttaataaattattgctaTATGTTTCATTCCTGCTCCATGCTTAATTGTCAAGAGAAATTTTGAGCTTTAAATCtattcacctaatattgaagattctgaataaaattaagaaagacatattttttttcttaaaggaaATACGTGTTAGGGCGCCCCtctaacaataatttattttgaaaaaaaatttattaattttttcgtgcATTAAAACCAAAGTTCCGGGcaatttgcatgaaaattatttttttaaatttggaccaccctattgatGAATTATCACGACTGAGTCTATCATATTGTGTTCGCTTCTTCCTCACTCAGCATaggataaatttaaatcaataatatttcagGTGATAAATGGTTCCatgatagaaaaaatttaaccCCAGCTTTTCATTTTGATGTCGTGGACCAATGTACAGAAACAATGTCGGAAAAAGCGGAAGTAATGGTTAAATGCATAGaagatgaaattaaagaaaatccagGAAAACCAATCGATTTTTATGTGCATTCTCTTAAATGTGCAATTGGTATTATTTGTGGTAGtttgaattatattttgtattattttgtattttaatttttattaaatatatgttaactatttcattttttttaaatctttcagaaacGTCAATGGGTGCCAACCTGgaagttcaaagaattcataacATTGAATATATTAATGGTTTGCAGACGTAGGTTATTCAGCATGGTATCACAAAATTCGGGGTTCATTGGTGACCTTTATCTTGACATTGACAATAACCTTCAATGTTTTTTcgaagacaatttaaaaaaatgtaaacctactTTTTTACATCGtcaatcgatagagcgggaaaTGTTACGTGCAAATATGTACCCAGGTCATAGGTACATTGTGACCTTAAATGTCACTCTAAGgtcattaaaattcaatcaacGTCTTTATACCTCTGGGTCAAGGTCGAATCGGACATGTGACCTGAATACATATTCGAACGTAAAATGTACAGCTCTTTCTATTGTGAAGGTGAGaaataggtttttcattttttaaaagttaaacttaaaCAAATCCGAAAGGTCACTCTGAGGATATTTAGGCTTAAACAAGTTCTACATACCTCTCGcaataaaagcgtttaaattttatttgtttaggaGCAAAGTTACTAACTTTAACTAGGTGTATTCGGTGGTGACCTTAACAATGACCTTGTCGacgaccttcaaggttatttcaaggtaatttttcatggaaaatcgCCTTTTTACATCGGCAATCGAAAAACCTGTAAATTTTAGTTACGAATACGTGCTCAGGTCGTAGTTCCGTGTTTAGACCTTAGAGTGACCTTCAAGATTACAATGCACTTATAACTTGTGAATGCATTTGAGCATACTCTATGAATAGCTATTGTCAAATaggggggtttccattttttaaagtgcTCTGAACAAACCTTGAAGTTCATATTCAAGGTTAAAATAAATGTCACCATTCAATTCCTTGTTTGAAGTTACCTTAAACTGGAACCCTCTCAAAAACATCTTACTTCTTGTATAATCTATCAAAAAAGGgcataagatattaaaaaaagtaacctttcaaaaaattttagttttttttcatcggaaataagaattttgaaataaaaatcgttatcatggtttctttattttcaacacttttaGGTGAAAGTATCGCTCCACATCGGAAATAGGAGTTTTGCATGCAAACTGACTAGATTTCGAATAGCAAACATtcttcacaaattaaaaattactttttttgcgaACTTAACATATTTAtaatcaacaaagaaaaaacaattcttttgttTTCTATTAATAAGGATAATATTAACGGGCAAGCTTGCTTAGTTTccatatatataaaataatttaataacaataaaagaaatttcgcTTTCTAAATTTACAGTTTGCGAGGAATAATTGCCAATCGAGTATTTTATCCATGGTTAAAGTGGGACTGGATATTTTATAGAGTAAAACTTGGCAGCGACTTAAAAGCAGCTACtgaattgatgaaaaattttacaCTGAAGGTAAGGCactattacatttaattttatataaatattatcaaaaattatatttacgtttaaatttcgttaaagatttacGAACGAGGAAGCAGCTACGAAATACAATTCGAACTTCACATGCCATTGAAGATCATGATGAAGTTGGTAATAAAAGTTCCttccataaatattataaatcctaTTATTAGTTAGAAACATGTTTAACCAACAAAATCCGAAAACTGCATTAGGAAAAAGACCCAAAAAAGCCTTATTGGATCTCATGTTGGATTTAAATGAAAACGAAATAGTGCTCATGACAGACGAAGATATCCCAGAACAAGTAAAAACGTTCATGTTTGCTGTGAgttagtaaataataattaacgaatacatattttttcactttaattttattttttattttcaagggaCATGACACGACAGCATCTGCGCTTAACTGGGCAATTTTTAATCTTGGCAGTAATCCGGATGTTCAGGAGAAGCTCCATCAAGAATTAGATCAAGTATTTCGAGACTCAAAGGAACCAGCTACCATGCAACAAATTGCGGAACTCACGTACCACGAACGAGTGATCAAAGAAAACCTCAGACTGAATCCGTCTGTACCTCTTGTTGCAAGGCGCTTGACTGAAAACCTCGAATTGGGTGCAAGTCATTCTAAACTTGACTTTTCTACTCGCGTTTCTATAGAGAGTTAACTCCGGGAAATCCTAATTTGCCTCTTTAACTCTACTTCCCTCTTTACTCCTAGTTTCCCCCTTTACCCCTACTTTCCCTCACCATTTCTTAACCTGCGTTTTCCCTCAATTCCTCAACTTATTCATCAACTACTTCCACATCTCCATATTTCCCCTCTTTCGCTACATCTCCCATCAGTTAGCCTACTCTTTCATTTCCCCTTCGTTCTTTAACTTATTCCTCATATAATTTCACATCTCTACACTTCTACTTTCCCTACATTTATCTTTAGTCACTCCAGCCCTTTATTTTCCCTTACGTCCTCCAGCTTTATATTCCTTACTCCCATGACTTCCCTTACTTTACCTACACTTATTTCTTGCCTTCAAACCCTACACACCTATTATTTATTGGACCTCACTTTCCGTACTTTACCTATGATAATATCACATATTCTCCTTATTTTCCCTTACTACTCTACTTTCAATACTCACAATTTTTTTCACCACACTTCCCCATCCTTTATTATCCCTCACTACTGCCACTAATATCTCTTTATTTGACATCATTTTTACTATTTCCCTTATTTTCTGACGTTTTATTTTCTCAACTCTTCTCTACTTCTACAACTTCATTCCTCATTTATTCTACTTCCTCTTTCCCTTAATTCTTTTACTTTCCTACCCCCCGCCCTAATTTTTCGTTACTCAATctactttccctcccctcatTTCGCCTACCTCCCctttctttttttccaatttccacgaaaaaataaattgacaaccaaatagatgaatttttaaaccaaacgatgatttttcaaccttgaagattaatttttttataaaaagctccagatactaaatattgttttaagtaccaaattaatctttttgactaagaaattatgttttagttgaaacttccactttttggttcagaattctcggattttgttaaaaaattcgtttgtttgtttTCGGtagtaaataaaactttttgtttcaaaatttatcttttttggtacaaaaattcaactgtttggataaGAATTCGttaattatatagaaaattcgtctttttggtaataaattaatatgcTTGCTAAAAGATTGGTTTtctgtaattaataatttaactctttggttcagcattcttcaattttatgaaaatttcgttttttcggttaaaaattaatctaaatagttttaaagatgaactaaattgttaaaaacaaaacaaaagttaaaactaactttttcgtttagaattcgtGACTTttgttaaaagtctttttttttgtgtagaaaatttaaatttttgcttaaaaatgtatcttttacggttgaaaattcttgaactttttttagaaatttggtttgttttttgtttaaaattaaacaaccaggtttaaaagttgaactactttctcaaaaaatacaaaaaaataaacttttcacttctttttttaaaactctagcttcttggttaagaatttttgaattttattgaaaattcaacttatttggtttaattcatatgttttgttgaaagttctactGCTCGGCTGAGAATACATGAatgttgtgaaaaattcttttttttcggttgaaaataaaagaagtagGTTTTAaggttgaaatactttcttaaaaaaatgtatttctttcttataatttaactttttggttgaaaattcttgaagttaattgaaaattcgtcttctttggtaataaattaaattctgtttattaaaagttaatttttttagttgaaaattcaaatacttggttaggaattccaaaaatttgttaaaaattctttttatttttggttagaaacaaAACAACTAGATTTGAAGGTTGAAATACTTTctcgaaaaaaagttatttctttcctaaaaatttaaattttggttgagagttcttgaattttgttaaaaattcgttttttttcggtacaaaattaatttttgaaacaaattttttttttttttgcctaaaaatgtatcaaataggTTTTTAAGTTGaaccattttcataaaaatgcatctttggtTGAGGAtcaaaaatttagttcaaaattcatttctggggttgaaaattgaactgttttgttaaaaatgacttttttgttgaaaaattacttcagatattgaaaatatttcctttttttgtatgaaaattaacttagtgtggttagaaattcaagtttGGTGTTGATAGTTCTGgtattttgttcgaaatccatcttttttaatataaaatttacttatttgattaaaatgaagcGCAGGAGAGGGGTAGAGTTAAAGCTCAGATTAGGATTAACAGCACTATTGAGAGCGGAATAATTGAGAAGGTGGAATTCAGTCAGGCATGACGTTAACAATTTCCtcttatttgaagagttaacttgatcgatgattttgatttctatttttaaagatagtGGAATGACATCTACATTGAGCAGTAGCAACTAGCTCTtataataatacagatttcttcaaataattgatcaaatcggaaaaataaattatttttcagacggaaaaatcattccaaaaggcGTTAATGCAACCCTGCACATAATGCCTTTACATCGAGATCCAGAGTTTTGGCCCGATCCTTGGAAATTTGTGCCAGATCGATTTTTGCCAGAAAACTGTAAAGGAAGACATCCATATTCGTACGTGCCATTTAGTGCGGGGCCCAGAAAttgtattggaataaaatttGCCGTGGCAGAGCAAAAAATCGTATTGATAGCAATCCTGAGAAAATGGAGAGTCCGAAGTGTAAGGactcaagaaaaaatgaaattacaggCCCAATTTATTCTTTTTCCTCATGAGGGTAAACCGGTCTATTTTACACcgaaataaaaaagcaaatataATAAAGgggatgaaattttattttcatccccTTTTCAAAAAGGATATAAGTTGCTTGGGAAACATGATTTATGAAGTTGGAGAAAATCCTCTCTAATCTGTTTAGCCAGGGAGAAAATAGGAAACACAAGTTTCAGtgtcagaagtttttaaaatgagaaaacgTGACGCGAATAAGGAATTTGAAATATCCGATGCGTCAATATATGAGATGTATAGAGGTTAACCTATTTGAGGAACATTATAtaacaaaattgtaattattaaaaattgttacaaaaaagtattcaaaatcaaatttctactttgatccagatttaaaaaagtgaaagctcttatttttcaaaaattaaaattataatttttcaatgacaaaaaaattatttttcaacaataaagttgaatttataacaaaaataaattaattacgtaataaaaatgtaatagttgatatttcaactaatatttaacaaaaagttaattgaattttcagcaaagacagatttttcattcaaagaaggaaaaaaatccaattctttaatttttaagccaaaaaggagatttttgtacaattcttttgaatgctttaccggaaaatatatatttttatcgataaagtcaattttttaccaaatggttcaatttttaacaaaaaagaatgacatttgaacaaatcatttgaatatgtaataaaataattggatttcaaaccaagagattttttttttaacaaaaagtacgaattttcaacaaaaaatatttattttaatatgaacacAAAAGAATGACTTTCTTCCTTTGAAATAATGTAgcatttaatactttaactaaaaaatatttttattttgaataaaaaacagttttattttaccAAGCAGACGAATTCTTATCCAAGTGGTGAAATGCccaaataaaaaaggcaaattaataaagtaaaatagctgttgaatttttaagccaaaatcaTGCCTTATGataaagaaaacaataaaattttcattctagAGTGATTTTTCAGTCGCCAGGAGAcaaaaatcaatttgttaaatttttaatcggaaaaggaggtttttctgaaattctgttgaatttttaacccacaaataccaatttttaacttaaaagtgaatttctagccaagtagttgaattttcaacagaacagttgaatttaaaaccaagcgAATGAACTTTgagccaaatatttgaatattcaaaaaagttttttaatttccaaaaaaaaacaataaaatttttgtaaagaggatgaatttaaaagaaaaattaattttaaaacagaaactttttctaatggataattttttattaaattttctaatggataattcaactaagaatgatttttatttgagtaaaaaagatcaatttaaccaaaaagaagaattttcaaccaagtattgagatttcaaaaaaggtaaattgaaaaaagtgacacagctttttaattttttagccgAAAGGGCGCctttatcaaaaagaaaagaatgaagaatgaagaatttgaaacaaaacaaaaattatttttttcagacaattccaattttattacttaaaccaaaaattattttaattttaaatttgaaacagttggATTCagcgaaaaaaagttgaatgtaaccgaaaaggccaattttcaacaaaatagttgaatcatcaaccaaagcagACAAATTTTTATCTAAGCAGTTGTGATTCTCAACCAATGAAACAAATTgacaatcaaaatgatgaatctgcaaccaaagCGTCAATATAGAGAACATTATAATGaagttatttattcatttatttatcaattattcaattagttcattaatgaaatttttacatCTCGCAGCCCGAAGGCAATATTCTGAAACTAGAGAATCGGCGACGTCACCGTGAAATCGAAACAATAAAATGATCcacaaaataaatctatttttttatttccagtcgtataaactagaaataaaaataaataattaataacaataaataaatgcaattgGTTCCAGTTCAATCCACCTTAATTCAATCCATTACAATTGATGCAGATCCAATTCAttccattccaatccaatccaTTCTAATACAATCCAATGCAATTATTTCCAATCCATTCTaatccaatccaattaattccaatccattCCGATGCAATCATGTACAATAAATTGCAAgtcaattaattccaatccactATAATCCATTTAATTCATGCTGATCTAAGTCAATCGAATCCATTCCAAGTCAATTTATATCAACCCACTAAAATCCGATCCAATACGTTCCAATCCACTTCAATCAAATCTTTTCGTATCGAATTCATTCCAATCCCCTCAAATTCAATCCATTCAACTCCAATACACTCCAACCCATTccaatccaaatatttttaatccaaactaATCCATTCGAATGCAATTCAGTATAATTCAatccaatttaattaattccaaacTATTCCGATTAACCtagtaagaaggcttgcattgaaAAGAATGGTGTAATTACAATGTCAGCGTGAGCATGGACATGTttcgattctttttaaattatgtaccTTCCACCGACCTCTAAACCGCGaaagaataatacattttttaaaatgtgattCCCTGCAGTTCCTATAGCAACAGGAACGActctttcaattattttgtataccGAAACAAGAcagcatttaaatttatttaggccTTTTTAGTcccataaaaaatttctttaattaattttttttttaatttcgtaaagtaggacacattttaaattaaattaacaccGTACATTTCTTCCagaatatatgtatattaaactgttttcaattccGTAAAGTAGAGTTTATTGTTCATTTATTTCAATCCCTCTAATGGCCAATTGGCACCTCACAAAATATcggtttgaaaatccttttttctggaataatcatgaattgataataataaaaaattaataattatgtgaaaacctagatgaaaaaaaaaacgaaaatgattaGATAATACTAAACGgatgaataatttattagataatcaAATAAAGGATAATAATTACGTTACActacaataaaaaatactattatttaactATATTCTCATTAATCCTGACGACCGTCAACCGGAAAAATCAGGTAATCAAGTGAATTGCATTTTCTAATCCCGAACAATGCAAACATTCTTACTaggtaatttgtttaattttaatttaatttattctaagaATCCGTTCCAATCCAAGTGATTCCGATCTAATGAATTCCAATTTACTACGATCCAATCCAATTCATGCTAATCTATTCCAATCAAATTCATCCAGAAACACttaattccaatccaattcatttcaatcttTCTCAATATAATAAAATCAGATACAATCTATaccaattcaattaattctaaCCCAATGCAACTCATTCTACTATAATCCACTGTAATTAAATCAATTCCAATTTGTTCCAATTTAATgcgtttcaataaatttaattcacaGTAATAGATAGTATTTTCATAGTAAATGTACAAAATGAGCctcgaaaaagattttagtttcaagattttttttctagcCGTTAgaggataataaaattttttatttttggttttcaattaaaataatttattcgtaaCCAGCggaaatggaattttctacccaagtgataaatcttcaataaaaaaatttatgctgAACAAAAAGTGCTACGTTTGATATTTCcacaataaatattataattttgaatcagaaacagttcaatcaaatcaaaaaatgcaaattgttaacaaaccatttcaatccttaaccaaatctttcaactaaaaaatactcattttttaataaaaatagtaaacctaccctttcagtaagaaaaaaataagtttccacaataaaactaatttttttcagaaaagtataattgatgcaaactcttgttagaaaaattcaaataccaaATTAGGACCTACAGCGTTGTGGTCGTTgcggtccaaatttggtctttggattattttttaacaggagtttgcatcaatttcattatttgacgTTTAATAGCCAACGCATTCCAATCCAATGCATTTGAATCCAATATAATTAACTCCATTCCACTTTACACCaattcaattcattccaatccactctTATCTGATAGACTTCAATTCACTCCAATCTACTCCAATCCATTATACCCAGTCCAATACAATTGAATTCATTCTGATTTATTTCAATCCATTCGAATACATTCTAATCCAATCCAGTAAATTCGAAGCCACTCCAATCCACTTCATTCTAATTCAAACCAATCGACTCCAATTCATTCGATTTTAATTCACTCCATTCTAATCCAACCCACTCAACTCCACTCAGCCAATACGAACACAGCCTCAGTTACTTTTCAGTACGCTGTaccataatcaaatattttaaggccTATCTTGAAAAGTACtattataaatatcattttcagtACCTAAGGTCGCACTT
It encodes:
- the LOC117170899 gene encoding cytochrome P450 4c3-like, with amino-acid sequence MKELCLSDKWFHDRKNLTPAFHFDVVDQCTETMSEKAEVMVKCIEDEIKENPGKPIDFYVHSLKCAIVRNMFNQQNPKTALGKRPKKALLDLMLDLNENEIVLMTDEDIPEQVKTFMFAGHDTTASALNWAIFNLGSNPDVQEKLHQELDQVFRDSKEPATMQQIAELTYHERVIKENLRLNPSVPLVARRLTENLELDGKIIPKGVNATLHIMPLHRDPEFWPDPWKFVPDRFLPENCKGRHPYSYVPFSAGPRNCIGIKFAVAEQKIVLIAILRKWRVRSVRTQEKMKLQAQFILFPHEGKPVYFTPK